In Dyadobacter sp. NIV53, a single window of DNA contains:
- a CDS encoding ATP-binding protein: MKPDSLSNIQNQFCTVLCGSKELAHPVKAGFGSQVTDFFGHILNTNDWPPRWYCGNWTDFHGWLYILSDIGIWAAYFAIPFLLLKLIRKRKDIPFHRVFLLFIAFILLCGLTHLMDAIIFWWPAYRLSALIRLATAIVSVFTVYALYKILPLVFTLRSVGELEAEIQKRRILEDKLAASEFLLSEAGRISRVGGWETDLVTGKRTWSNTVFDILGLPYDFPINGYNVTEQFQQPYRDLINEVMQDAVTNGTDWDKELILVTAQSDIIWVRSTGRPVYDADGRIIKLRGTFMDIDRYKITEIALNKSLELTSQNNRQLKSFTHILSHNIRNHASNLALISSLIDKDRLEPDNAELFEKIENISIGLNETLEDLSEAIKIKESIVNSEINDFTAIAEKVLDIFASDLEVNKVRTEIAFETLHVRFPRIYLESILTNLVSNAIKYRDPEKDAFVILKTYKDNNQKTVLECCDNGLGLDLVLHGKKLFGLYKTFHDRSDAHGVGLFLVKTQIESQGGQIEVESTPGTGSVFKIIFNE; the protein is encoded by the coding sequence TTGAAGCCTGATTCTTTATCAAATATTCAAAACCAATTTTGTACTGTATTATGCGGATCAAAAGAACTTGCTCATCCGGTAAAAGCAGGGTTTGGCAGCCAGGTTACTGACTTCTTTGGTCATATACTCAATACAAACGACTGGCCTCCGCGCTGGTATTGTGGCAATTGGACCGATTTCCATGGCTGGCTGTATATCCTGTCCGACATTGGGATCTGGGCGGCTTACTTTGCAATTCCATTTTTACTCCTGAAATTGATCAGGAAGAGAAAAGATATTCCCTTTCACAGGGTTTTCCTGTTGTTTATTGCCTTTATCCTGCTTTGCGGCCTGACCCATTTGATGGACGCCATTATTTTCTGGTGGCCTGCGTACCGGCTAAGTGCCCTTATCCGGCTTGCAACCGCGATCGTATCGGTTTTTACGGTCTATGCGCTTTATAAAATCCTCCCTTTGGTTTTCACACTAAGGTCAGTCGGGGAACTGGAAGCTGAAATACAAAAAAGACGTATTCTTGAAGATAAACTGGCTGCAAGCGAATTTTTATTATCCGAAGCCGGGCGGATCAGCAGGGTTGGCGGCTGGGAAACTGATCTGGTTACGGGCAAAAGAACCTGGTCCAATACTGTATTTGATATCCTGGGCCTGCCGTATGATTTTCCAATAAACGGATACAATGTAACTGAGCAGTTTCAGCAGCCTTATCGTGATCTGATCAACGAAGTGATGCAGGATGCCGTAACAAACGGCACCGACTGGGACAAGGAACTTATACTGGTTACGGCACAAAGCGATATTATCTGGGTCCGATCGACAGGCAGGCCGGTGTATGATGCGGATGGCAGGATCATCAAACTCAGAGGTACGTTTATGGATATCGACCGCTATAAAATTACCGAAATTGCATTGAATAAATCCCTCGAGCTGACATCACAAAACAACAGGCAACTCAAAAGTTTTACGCATATTTTGTCCCATAACATCCGTAACCATGCCAGCAATCTGGCCCTGATCTCTTCACTGATCGATAAGGACAGGCTTGAGCCGGACAATGCTGAACTATTTGAGAAGATCGAAAATATTTCTATCGGATTAAATGAAACCCTGGAAGATCTTTCAGAAGCGATTAAGATCAAGGAAAGTATAGTCAATTCTGAGATCAACGATTTTACTGCAATTGCCGAAAAGGTGCTGGATATATTTGCTTCGGACCTGGAAGTAAATAAGGTCCGAACAGAAATAGCATTTGAAACATTACACGTCCGTTTTCCGCGGATCTACCTGGAAAGTATTCTTACCAATCTGGTTTCCAATGCGATTAAATACCGTGATCCTGAGAAAGATGCTTTTGTTATCTTAAAAACATATAAGGACAATAATCAAAAAACGGTTCTGGAATGCTGCGATAACGGGTTGGGCCTCGATCTGGTTTTGCATGGCAAAAAGCTGTTTGGTTTATACAAAACCTTCCATGACCGAAGTGACGCACACGGAGTAGGTTTGTTTTTGGTCAAAACCCAGATAGAGTCCCAGGGAGGGCAAATAGAGGTAGAAAGTACACCCGGTACAGGTTCGGTCTTTAAAATCATTTTCAATGAATAA
- a CDS encoding response regulator — MNKINTTWIIDDDTTYRFAIQLVLKRAEITDNMAFFHHGKAALDVLNELIRENGVLPDLILLDINMPVLDGWQFLDAFKKISPGLDHEIRIYMVSSSIDEEDYKRVKEIDAVTDLIIKPISVKDIQKILAAFQ, encoded by the coding sequence ATGAATAAAATAAACACGACGTGGATCATAGATGATGATACTACGTACAGATTTGCTATCCAGCTTGTGCTCAAACGCGCAGAAATTACGGACAACATGGCGTTTTTTCATCACGGAAAAGCTGCCCTGGACGTTCTGAACGAGCTAATCCGGGAAAATGGTGTGTTGCCAGACCTGATCCTTCTGGACATTAATATGCCGGTTCTGGATGGCTGGCAATTTCTGGATGCATTTAAAAAGATAAGCCCCGGGTTGGATCATGAGATCAGGATTTATATGGTGAGTTCTTCCATTGACGAGGAGGATTACAAAAGGGTAAAAGAGATCGATGCCGTTACAGACCTGATTATCAAACCGATTTCGGTAAAGGATATACAAAAAATCTTAGCTGCTTTTCAATAG
- a CDS encoding PAS domain S-box protein yields MKIKILYLEDSPEEVLSVSDILTKRKFFHEVLAVKTRDEFVKALYDFLPDIIVSEYSLPDFSSAEALAILRESRIKIPFILFSDGLSDEKADELLTTGADDYIAKDQPGRLSGAIHRNLEKYRLGKENQNLQEALTKSERRFRTLVENSADAVVILNRENRPTYISPSVYNILGYTQQQIMEMDLFALAHPDDLPALAKVMEEIIANPGMAIKGHTGRMLHHDGSWRWIEATVTNLLDDPAINGIVDHFRDVTERKLAEDAIITNEHKFRHLVENNSDGMAIMSADGKPIYVSPSGKNVLGYSIQERLQLNMSILVHPDDTIPLLNVLKDVIANPGIAIDSPATRMKHKDGSWRWIEGVLTNLINEPAVNGIVNNYRDITHRKLSEEKILHLNRLYAFLSQINQALVHATDAQTVYKKACHIACETGNFKAAWIGMLDIRNQKIDLVESSGISDEDLFKFKNVTYINNGPLQQVVQTGTYYVSNNIQEDPSLAPLRHVAAHAGYKSGMILPIRQSGNIIGSFNLYASETDFFTEDEVVLLEEAAGDISFALDVYEKERQRLLANDLLKHKELRLNQAQAIAHLGSWELDLSTGIGIWSAEACRIYGLPENDQIQSAESWMSFVHPDDLKYVMRMNEDALNSLQNTAYYLRIIRKDGQIRHLHIQTQFEVNHYGKPVSLYGVMHDVTEIEQSQQALRNSESNLQAIFQNTSEGFILTDSNARIRYFNNKAQDFKYANTGKEIRVGDNLLDIVGASRKENYKEAITNVLLGETWQYEQAYNKKNEKKEWFHVTVNPVYTGQQITGLSLTITEITEQKIAQEKLQKSESNLNAIMNNTDAFIYSLDTDFNYITYNHALESMMKEVYGIDIAPGYNIFDFIRQFDPESVREWEQINYKALSGEIVKFEKEISTNGSYYYFHFSIHPIWENNTVTGLSCFVNNITREKQADETIRFKADLLNTIGQSVIATDPDGVINYWNKAAYQIYGWTEQEASGKNVMDLVSSQSSREQAEEIMEALNLGHSWSGEFRVQRKDETQFIAHVTNTPIFDQRQKLVGIVGISSDITESKALEGLLDEVTSMARIGGYESDIVNNEVFWSQMTRQIHEVSYNFVPDIENAFSFFKEGSNRESMIAAYHEAIEKGTSFDLELQMITAKGNERWVRVIGEAEFADGKCTRIYGSIQDIDITKKAELEVLKSSEEKNVILESIGDAFFALDRNWIVTYWNKEAELLLSCPKNEILGKNIWDVFSDAIDTPFYTHYQKAIAQNTIQHFESYYLRYNKWFDVSAYPSASGLSVYFSDITERKLSESRLNELNKNLQDYTNELIASNKGLEQFSYIVSHNLRAPVANIIGLAGLVSQDNYPAEVKAEFLSGILLNVKRLDDIIVDLNTILQVKREVSEKREPVNLEELVDSIQWSIHGIIVKEQVQIDTDFQAINELTTLKSYLHSIFYNLILNSIKYRQPEIPPVIRLKSSLNRGIVTISVSDNGMGIDLNKKAGQVFGLYKRFHQHVEGKGMGLFMVKTQVEMLNGKISVHSEVNKGTEFIIEFNSDDYQNPET; encoded by the coding sequence ATGAAAATAAAAATATTGTATCTGGAAGATTCGCCTGAAGAAGTATTATCCGTCAGCGACATTCTCACCAAAAGAAAATTCTTTCATGAAGTACTGGCAGTAAAAACCAGAGATGAGTTTGTAAAAGCCTTATATGATTTTTTGCCCGATATCATTGTTTCCGAATATAGCCTCCCGGATTTTAGTTCAGCAGAAGCGCTTGCCATACTAAGAGAAAGCAGAATAAAAATACCTTTCATTCTCTTTTCCGATGGATTGTCCGATGAAAAGGCAGATGAACTATTAACAACAGGTGCAGACGATTATATTGCAAAAGACCAGCCTGGCCGGCTTTCAGGAGCAATCCACCGAAACCTGGAAAAATATCGCCTGGGGAAAGAGAACCAGAACCTGCAGGAGGCATTAACAAAAAGTGAAAGGCGTTTTCGTACTTTGGTCGAGAATAGTGCCGACGCCGTTGTGATACTTAACAGGGAAAACCGGCCGACGTACATATCGCCTTCAGTTTATAACATACTGGGTTACACACAGCAGCAGATTATGGAAATGGATCTGTTTGCTCTGGCTCATCCGGACGATCTTCCGGCATTGGCGAAAGTCATGGAAGAAATAATTGCAAATCCCGGAATGGCTATAAAAGGGCATACCGGCCGGATGCTGCATCATGACGGAAGCTGGCGATGGATAGAAGCAACTGTGACCAATCTGCTGGATGATCCGGCTATTAACGGGATTGTTGATCATTTCAGGGACGTTACCGAAAGAAAGCTGGCTGAGGATGCAATTATTACCAATGAACACAAATTCAGGCATCTTGTTGAAAATAATTCCGATGGCATGGCAATTATGTCTGCTGATGGCAAACCGATATATGTTTCCCCATCCGGCAAAAACGTATTAGGCTATAGCATCCAGGAAAGATTGCAGCTAAACATGTCGATTCTGGTTCATCCTGATGATACTATTCCTTTGTTAAATGTGCTTAAAGATGTAATAGCGAACCCCGGCATTGCTATTGACAGTCCGGCTACACGCATGAAGCACAAAGATGGAAGCTGGAGGTGGATAGAGGGTGTACTGACCAATTTGATAAACGAACCTGCCGTTAATGGCATTGTAAACAATTACCGTGATATCACACACAGAAAGCTTAGTGAAGAAAAAATTCTCCATCTAAACCGCCTTTACGCGTTTCTAAGCCAGATCAACCAGGCACTGGTACATGCAACTGATGCACAGACTGTGTATAAAAAAGCCTGCCATATTGCGTGTGAAACGGGGAATTTCAAAGCTGCGTGGATAGGCATGCTGGATATAAGGAACCAAAAGATTGATCTGGTGGAAAGCTCGGGTATATCTGACGAGGACCTGTTTAAATTTAAAAATGTCACCTATATAAATAATGGCCCGCTGCAACAGGTTGTACAAACCGGCACTTATTATGTAAGCAATAATATCCAGGAAGATCCTTCATTAGCACCCTTGCGGCATGTAGCCGCTCATGCAGGTTATAAATCAGGTATGATACTGCCCATAAGGCAATCGGGCAATATCATAGGCAGCTTTAATTTATACGCATCTGAAACCGATTTTTTTACTGAAGACGAAGTTGTTTTACTGGAAGAAGCAGCAGGTGATATTTCATTCGCACTCGATGTGTATGAAAAAGAGAGACAAAGGCTGCTTGCCAATGATCTCCTTAAACACAAAGAATTACGCCTGAACCAGGCGCAGGCTATTGCACATCTTGGCAGCTGGGAACTTGATTTGTCTACCGGAATTGGTATATGGTCAGCCGAAGCATGCAGGATTTACGGCCTGCCTGAAAATGACCAAATCCAAAGTGCTGAATCTTGGATGTCCTTTGTGCATCCTGATGATCTGAAATATGTAATGAGGATGAATGAAGATGCACTGAATTCATTGCAGAACACTGCATATTATCTTCGTATAATCCGGAAAGACGGGCAAATCAGACATTTGCATATACAAACACAGTTTGAAGTTAACCATTATGGAAAACCGGTAAGCCTGTACGGGGTTATGCATGATGTAACGGAAATAGAACAATCCCAGCAGGCACTTCGAAATTCGGAATCCAACCTGCAGGCCATTTTTCAGAATACCTCCGAAGGCTTTATACTTACGGATTCCAATGCAAGGATCAGGTACTTCAATAATAAAGCCCAGGATTTTAAATATGCCAATACCGGAAAAGAAATCAGGGTTGGTGATAACCTGCTGGATATAGTTGGTGCATCCAGAAAAGAAAATTATAAGGAAGCAATTACAAACGTATTATTGGGAGAAACCTGGCAGTACGAACAGGCATACAACAAAAAAAATGAAAAAAAGGAATGGTTTCATGTAACCGTTAACCCGGTGTATACCGGCCAGCAAATAACAGGGCTGAGCCTGACCATTACAGAAATAACAGAGCAAAAAATTGCACAGGAAAAGCTTCAGAAGTCAGAATCCAACCTGAATGCAATTATGAATAATACGGATGCATTTATTTATTCGCTTGACACGGATTTTAATTACATCACCTATAATCATGCGCTCGAAAGTATGATGAAAGAAGTGTATGGAATAGATATTGCTCCCGGATATAATATTTTTGATTTTATCAGACAGTTTGATCCGGAATCGGTACGGGAATGGGAACAAATTAACTACAAGGCACTTAGTGGGGAAATAGTGAAATTTGAAAAAGAAATTTCCACAAACGGATCATACTACTATTTCCACTTTTCTATTCACCCGATATGGGAAAACAATACGGTTACCGGCCTTTCGTGTTTTGTAAATAATATTACAAGGGAAAAACAGGCTGACGAAACGATCAGATTTAAAGCCGATTTATTAAACACCATCGGGCAGTCGGTCATAGCAACAGATCCGGATGGCGTTATTAATTACTGGAATAAGGCGGCTTATCAGATTTATGGCTGGACAGAACAGGAAGCAAGTGGCAAAAATGTGATGGACCTGGTCTCGTCGCAATCAAGCAGGGAACAGGCAGAGGAAATTATGGAAGCATTGAACCTGGGCCATAGCTGGTCCGGGGAATTCAGGGTGCAACGGAAAGATGAAACCCAATTCATTGCCCATGTTACAAATACACCGATTTTCGATCAGCGCCAGAAATTGGTTGGCATCGTTGGTATCTCATCGGATATTACAGAAAGCAAGGCACTTGAAGGTCTTTTGGATGAAGTCACCAGCATGGCCCGTATTGGTGGTTATGAATCCGATATTGTAAACAATGAGGTGTTCTGGTCACAGATGACCAGACAGATACATGAGGTAAGTTATAATTTTGTACCGGATATTGAGAATGCGTTTTCATTTTTCAAGGAAGGTTCAAACCGGGAAAGCATGATCGCGGCTTATCATGAAGCCATCGAAAAAGGTACGTCTTTCGATCTTGAATTGCAGATGATTACGGCAAAAGGAAATGAACGATGGGTGCGCGTAATTGGCGAGGCCGAGTTTGCAGACGGAAAATGCACCAGGATTTACGGCAGTATACAGGATATTGACATCACGAAAAAGGCAGAACTGGAAGTGTTGAAATCCTCCGAAGAAAAGAATGTAATCCTGGAAAGTATCGGAGATGCTTTTTTTGCCCTGGACCGAAACTGGATTGTTACCTACTGGAACAAAGAAGCTGAGCTCCTGCTAAGTTGCCCTAAAAATGAAATACTGGGTAAAAATATCTGGGATGTTTTCTCGGATGCGATCGATACTCCTTTTTATACGCATTATCAGAAAGCTATTGCTCAGAATACCATACAACATTTTGAGTCCTATTACCTAAGATATAACAAATGGTTTGATGTTTCGGCTTACCCGTCAGCAAGTGGATTGTCAGTTTATTTCAGCGATATTACCGAACGGAAACTATCGGAGTCCAGATTGAATGAACTAAATAAAAACCTTCAGGATTATACCAATGAGCTTATCGCCTCCAACAAAGGCCTGGAACAATTTTCATATATAGTATCGCACAACTTACGGGCACCGGTGGCCAATATCATCGGCCTGGCCGGGCTTGTAAGCCAGGACAATTATCCTGCGGAGGTAAAGGCTGAATTTCTGAGTGGAATTTTACTCAATGTAAAACGGCTGGATGACATTATTGTTGACTTAAATACGATTTTACAGGTTAAAAGAGAAGTTAGCGAAAAGAGAGAACCGGTGAATCTTGAGGAACTGGTGGATAGTATCCAATGGAGCATACATGGCATAATTGTTAAAGAACAGGTACAAATTGATACTGATTTCCAGGCAATAAATGAACTGACTACGCTGAAAAGTTATCTGCACAGTATTTTCTATAATCTGATACTGAACAGCATCAAATACCGTCAGCCGGAAATACCTCCTGTGATCAGATTAAAGAGCAGCCTGAATCGCGGAATAGTTACAATTTCGGTTAGTGATAACGGAATGGGAATTGACCTGAATAAGAAAGCCGGACAGGTATTTGGCCTGTACAAACGTTTCCATCAGCATGTGGAAGGCAAGGGTATGGGATTATTTATGGTCAAAACCCAGGTAGAAATGCTGAATGGAAAAATATCTGTCCATAGTGAAGTCAACAAAGGCACTGAGTTTATTATTGAGTTCAATTCTGACGATTACCAAAATCCGGAAACATGA
- a CDS encoding two-component system response regulator has protein sequence MKISHRFIVVDDDSFNNLVCKYTILKYDASADIQLFTDPEKALAVIREEFGNITEGLDTVLFLDINMPIMSGWEFLNEFETYSQNIHRQITIYILSSSIDPGDKIKADGNTFVKGYYPKPLGIETMNQIFG, from the coding sequence ATGAAAATATCCCATCGCTTTATTGTTGTTGATGATGACTCCTTCAATAACCTTGTTTGCAAATACACTATTTTGAAATATGACGCCAGTGCTGATATTCAGCTCTTTACAGACCCTGAAAAAGCACTGGCAGTGATCAGAGAAGAATTCGGCAATATAACAGAAGGCCTGGACACAGTACTTTTTCTTGACATAAATATGCCCATCATGAGTGGGTGGGAATTCCTAAATGAGTTTGAGACTTACAGCCAAAATATACACCGGCAGATTACTATTTATATACTTTCCTCCTCCATTGATCCCGGCGATAAAATAAAAGCAGATGGTAACACATTCGTGAAAGGTTACTATCCAAAGCCACTTGGCATTGAAACAATGAATCAAATATTTGGCTAA
- a CDS encoding two-component system response regulator: MKIPNRFIVVDDDTTNNLVCKYVIHRFNNNADVQLFTDPEKALEIIKDSSASAEVETVLFLDLNMPTMSGPEFLEEFENFNQDVQKQISIYILTASLDLGDRDRAERNVFVKGYLPKPLSMETMNQIFG, encoded by the coding sequence ATGAAAATTCCGAATCGTTTTATTGTCGTGGACGATGACACAACAAATAACCTTGTTTGTAAATATGTAATTCACAGATTCAATAACAATGCTGACGTTCAACTATTTACTGACCCTGAAAAAGCATTGGAAATTATTAAAGACAGCTCAGCCAGTGCGGAAGTGGAGACCGTATTATTTCTTGATCTTAACATGCCTACTATGAGCGGGCCGGAGTTTCTGGAAGAATTTGAAAATTTTAATCAGGATGTTCAAAAACAGATCAGCATTTATATACTTACTGCTTCACTTGATCTGGGTGACAGAGACAGGGCAGAAAGAAATGTATTTGTAAAAGGATATCTGCCAAAGCCGTTAAGCATGGAAACAATGAATCAGATATTTGGTTAA